The proteins below come from a single Mya arenaria isolate MELC-2E11 chromosome 6, ASM2691426v1 genomic window:
- the LOC128238646 gene encoding ELKS/Rab6-interacting/CAST family member 1-like, with the protein MSAKKKTHITPVFNHPKSMALVDTAEELVDSLDNLSVCLRHIEEKYPPAKPTHPASKRDTAPDQTGSLYKKLMENLEVARDLTDILKREKWRLSRREMSVELRMGELEDYKSHLKRDMTDMNQTVEAMSMRIVQLENTLCEAQELQEETEAAKKGTECRLDIATKTIEEMQKKKTDLTKEITMLKSQRNDRSMRHQFQEMSDKVEILVLENHQLKDIIREKDDTIDVIEKRLRDIENQKKEKKEHICDTKEQLRKLNICNEESI; encoded by the exons ATGTCTGCAAAGAAAAAGACGCACATCACGCCAGTGTTCAACCACCCGAAGTCGATGGCTCTGGTGGACACAGCAGAGGAATTGGTTGACAGTCTGGATAACCTGTCCGTCTGTCTGCGCCACATTGAGGAGAAATATCCACCG GCTAAACCAACACATCCAGCATCAAAACGCGACACAGCTCCAGATCAGACGGGAAGTCTCTATAAGAAGTTGATGGAAAATCTTGAAGTGGCTCGCGACCTGACCGACATCTTAAAGCGCGAGAAATGGCGCCTCAGCAGACGGGAAATGAGCGTGGAACTCCGAATGGGGGAATTAGAAGATTACAAATCACACCTCAAGAGAGATATG ACAGACATGAACCAGACGGTTGAGGCCATGAGCATGCGTATTGTGCAGCTGGAGAACACCCTTTGTGAGGCACAGGAACTGCAGGAAGAGACTGAAGCCGCCAAAAAGGGGACAGAGTGCCGCCTAGACATCGCTACAAAGACTATTGAGG AGATGCAAAAAAAGAAGACTGACCTCACCAAAGAAATCACCATGCTCAAGTCCCAAAGAAATGACAGATCCATGCGACATCAATTTCAGGAGATGAGCGACAAAGTGGAGATACTTGTCCTGGAAAACCACCAACTTAAGGACATCATCCGTGAGAAAGACGATACCATAGATGTGATTGAGAAACGGTTGAGAGACATAGAAAATCAAAAGAAAGAGAAAAAGGAACATATTTGCGACACGAAGGAACAGTTGAGAAAACTGAATATTTGCAACGAGGAAAGTATCTAA